From Paenibacillus sp. V4I7, one genomic window encodes:
- a CDS encoding pectinesterase family protein, which produces MNRLLKIGLAALLLTASFPQIDSKAAAAVSVPSGNTALINDDFNGVTDATVMKTTNPMTKVAGYTPTITGANSSIGITQVGMDGGEAVTSDALLLRDLDGKNGLGPTVGDGSGSTAIAKSLGQNVKEGILTIEQDMYFFGDTTVPNGTNDISRGRTVLALSGGINDANRTTDTLVQVDLKGGRIAWKDSAGAFTNITPNSVSNGVWYHLKAVVNFTSFRADYYVTKMSDGTAIGKLEGQPFSLKTLGAAPTDYAVAKSYSATTGGLTAQNILLDNIIVYKPNALPDAPVWGSLTPYASKVKMLWKAAKNAESYSILRGTTSGGPYTTIASGLPVTQLDYYDSTVTNDTTYYYKISAVNTFGNNDSVEQSVTPTASAALPQPPANIAVVARDSAASLTWSQVSSASQYTLKRSTSLEGPYTTLSSTLPYTQTSYYDSGLTNGTTYYYTLASQAPDGTPGNDSTPVVAKLTAPFASPANVTANIADSQVAISWEPVSGAAYYTVKRSTDSGGPYTTIAANVASEGYTDVTAVNGTTYYYVVSAFNGQLESMNSIQVAASPASIAAGAPAAPGGVAVNPGNNKVALQWNPVPGAASYSVKRAVSFAGPYTVLSTGLTGTNANDDTASNGTTYYYIVTAASANGEGTPSKPAIATPASMIVVAKDGTGDFTSIQNAVNSIASNNTVRTVIFIKNGVYKEKILVNKPYVSFVGESRDGTILTYDDYACKESATGTPAAAGFCSALPAGTLILGTGNSYSVSVTGTNFTADSLTIQNTAYPRTLVAPAVALSVTGDRAVFTNVKMLGFQDTLYANSGRQYYKDVIIEGDGDYIFGNARAVFDSSEIKFVGKAGGHITAASTDATAEFGYVFLNSRLTRGTSALKSSVTVGSWDSSWDIDANISATNSTVDLGRPWRPYANVKYINSWMDAHIKAVGWDNWGSASNETTARYGEYNSSGPGANAKGRFSWTRQLTASEANEYTPQRILAGADGWEPTLISMLPGQEAPQALSAPGGVNATAGNGTITLNWSPVAGAAYYSVQRSTTSDGSLTAIAGPVYDTTYIDSNVVAGQTYYYTVTANNADGQSAPSATVSSTIKGSVNADISVLHSIIVNAEAAVLAAVEGTGTGQYPSGAKATFQSAIQAAKAVESNGASTQQEIDKAALELNKAIQNFYNTVNFNYDPKDVNKDGAIDIADLGWITAHYGKSSGDSEWDLVKAGDINLDGKIDNQDLMVIANLIQNVPDKVEQITYKFNFTNTAKDGYTSVVYGLNNGAPLYNSSVGYGFVNETSALPARQVHTAPITSDGTGFVISEPQFYAEKGFEKDNYNNYGMAFRIKAPPGAYQVYVKTTSAAADTTVSVSGMQSSRLLRGGFWDTARLVPIRNFITASGKEWTYNFVNGQSFIDIEIEPNKVNTPVGVQEIVLTPIAPQTRPAGSSQTIYTLGDSTVKSYTFDETPMSGWGQVFDNMFDLSKVNVVNYSMGGRSFKSAYTEGRFNDILMTGKVGDYVLVQFGHNDESTDENRRFGRGATEAMYESYIKDMYVPAIRARGMIPVLVTPMSRVNGAAQPGSVYTNSFKTRLFPDIMKKAAAELGVTVVDLNSESLKYYNAIGVEATTAIVMSIEAGETPGKTNDGSYANGHPSNKVDGTHYKEALGKQFARIIVTDIANKGAAGDPKAADIASYLKQDVKDAVASNDWVHIFPEMAKDTTIGAGSYYRNQIEKMLQFGVMYKDSNGNFNPDVNMTVGEFITALSELMDVDISTSSEYTSGILSREVMGSILDDAYRAKFGTTKPKYMTDYNGTTSVPGSPNYDPNLDAGAKGVMYYPLVSYEQLTDIADISPALVNKVKDAYELGLIRSEKGIARGKMINGTELEPKKSVTRAKAAKALYFMWVLVQPVNAENDFVTVHIDKIAPTATVAYSTTLPTNQDVIATITPSEAVTVTNNGGSTSYTFADNGSFTFEFVDAAGNQGSVVAAVYNIDKVAPTATVAYSTTLPTNQDVVATITPSEAVTVTNNGGSNSYTFADNGSFTFEFVDAAGNQGSVVAAVYNIDKVAPTATVAYSTTLPTNQDVVATITPSEAAAITNNGGSTSYTFTANGSFTFELMDEAGNKGTATATVSNIDTTVPTLILIPDKQTLSTANHSLVSVQISVYGQDEGSGVSTIVLTSITSNEPDDGLGDGDTAGDIVGAEIGTFDTEFQLRAERSGKGQGRIYLITYTITDLAGNQTTATAEVTVPHDSK; this is translated from the coding sequence TTGAATAGGTTATTGAAAATTGGGTTGGCTGCACTTTTATTAACAGCATCCTTTCCTCAAATAGATAGCAAAGCAGCGGCCGCCGTGTCTGTGCCTTCCGGGAATACCGCGCTAATCAATGACGATTTTAATGGGGTAACCGATGCGACGGTGATGAAAACGACAAACCCTATGACGAAGGTAGCGGGTTATACGCCTACTATTACCGGCGCCAACAGCTCGATCGGCATTACCCAGGTTGGAATGGACGGAGGTGAAGCCGTGACTTCCGATGCTTTATTGCTCAGGGACCTGGACGGAAAGAACGGGCTTGGCCCAACTGTCGGTGACGGCAGCGGTTCCACGGCCATCGCCAAATCATTGGGACAAAATGTGAAAGAAGGCATCTTGACGATTGAGCAGGATATGTATTTCTTCGGAGACACAACTGTCCCGAACGGAACGAACGATATCAGCCGCGGTCGAACAGTCCTGGCCTTGTCCGGCGGGATCAATGATGCGAACCGTACGACGGATACGCTCGTTCAAGTCGACCTCAAAGGCGGCAGAATCGCATGGAAGGACAGTGCCGGAGCTTTTACCAATATTACACCGAACAGCGTCTCGAACGGGGTATGGTACCATTTGAAGGCAGTTGTCAACTTCACTTCGTTCCGTGCCGACTACTACGTTACCAAAATGAGCGACGGAACGGCGATCGGCAAGCTGGAGGGCCAACCGTTCTCGCTGAAAACGCTCGGTGCTGCGCCGACGGATTATGCGGTCGCCAAGTCGTATTCGGCAACTACCGGCGGCTTGACAGCGCAAAACATTTTGCTGGATAACATCATTGTCTACAAGCCGAATGCGCTGCCGGATGCGCCTGTCTGGGGAAGCCTTACGCCTTACGCCTCCAAAGTAAAAATGTTATGGAAGGCTGCGAAAAACGCAGAGTCGTATTCGATTCTGCGCGGTACGACTTCCGGCGGACCGTATACGACGATTGCTTCGGGGCTTCCTGTGACGCAATTGGATTATTACGACTCGACCGTAACGAATGATACGACCTACTACTATAAGATTAGCGCAGTCAATACATTCGGCAATAACGATTCGGTGGAGCAATCCGTAACGCCTACGGCATCTGCGGCGTTGCCCCAGCCTCCGGCGAATATAGCTGTTGTCGCCCGTGATTCAGCGGCAAGCCTAACATGGAGTCAGGTTTCAAGCGCAAGCCAGTATACGTTGAAGCGCAGCACGTCTTTGGAAGGACCGTATACAACCCTTTCAAGCACGCTGCCGTATACGCAAACAAGCTACTATGATTCAGGCTTAACGAACGGTACGACCTATTATTATACATTGGCAAGCCAAGCACCCGATGGAACGCCCGGCAACGATAGCACGCCTGTTGTTGCGAAGCTGACCGCACCGTTTGCGTCGCCTGCGAATGTTACTGCCAATATTGCCGATTCGCAGGTTGCCATAAGTTGGGAGCCTGTCAGCGGCGCAGCCTATTATACCGTGAAACGCAGCACGGACTCCGGCGGCCCCTACACAACGATCGCGGCAAACGTCGCCTCGGAGGGCTATACGGATGTAACGGCGGTCAACGGCACAACCTATTATTATGTGGTTTCCGCTTTCAACGGGCAGCTCGAAAGCATGAATTCCATACAAGTTGCCGCATCGCCTGCTTCCATAGCGGCAGGGGCGCCGGCCGCTCCAGGCGGAGTTGCCGTTAACCCCGGCAATAACAAGGTGGCATTGCAGTGGAATCCTGTGCCGGGAGCAGCTTCCTATTCGGTGAAGAGAGCGGTCTCGTTTGCCGGACCGTACACGGTATTGAGTACAGGCTTGACCGGAACAAACGCCAACGATGACACTGCTTCGAACGGCACGACCTACTACTATATCGTGACGGCTGCGAGTGCAAATGGAGAAGGTACGCCCAGCAAGCCGGCCATTGCGACGCCTGCGTCAATGATCGTCGTTGCGAAGGACGGTACGGGTGATTTCACTTCTATTCAAAATGCGGTAAATTCCATCGCATCGAACAATACGGTCAGAACCGTTATTTTCATCAAGAACGGCGTGTATAAGGAAAAAATCCTGGTCAATAAGCCTTATGTTAGCTTTGTCGGCGAAAGCCGGGACGGCACGATCCTGACCTACGACGACTATGCCTGCAAGGAGAGCGCGACCGGAACTCCGGCGGCTGCTGGCTTCTGCTCTGCTTTGCCTGCAGGAACGCTTATTTTGGGAACGGGCAACAGCTACTCGGTCAGCGTAACCGGAACCAATTTCACGGCGGACAGCTTGACGATTCAAAATACAGCGTACCCGAGAACGTTGGTTGCACCGGCTGTTGCGTTGTCTGTGACGGGAGACCGCGCCGTATTTACGAACGTGAAGATGCTTGGCTTCCAGGACACTCTGTATGCGAACAGCGGCAGACAATACTATAAGGACGTTATTATTGAAGGCGATGGCGATTATATCTTCGGCAATGCGAGGGCGGTCTTCGACAGCTCGGAGATCAAATTCGTAGGGAAGGCCGGAGGCCATATTACAGCCGCTTCAACGGATGCGACAGCTGAATTCGGTTACGTATTCCTCAACTCGAGATTGACACGAGGCACTTCTGCATTAAAATCTTCCGTAACGGTAGGAAGCTGGGATTCCTCTTGGGATATCGATGCCAATATCAGCGCAACGAACAGCACCGTTGATTTGGGCAGACCTTGGAGGCCGTACGCCAATGTCAAATATATCAACAGCTGGATGGACGCCCATATCAAAGCCGTCGGTTGGGACAATTGGGGCAGTGCCAGCAATGAAACGACGGCCAGATACGGGGAGTATAACAGCAGCGGGCCGGGAGCCAATGCGAAGGGCAGGTTCAGCTGGACCAGACAATTAACGGCTAGTGAAGCCAATGAATATACGCCGCAGCGAATATTGGCGGGAGCCGATGGATGGGAGCCGACGTTAATCAGCATGCTGCCCGGACAAGAAGCTCCACAAGCACTGTCGGCTCCGGGAGGAGTGAACGCGACAGCGGGCAACGGGACAATTACGCTGAATTGGAGCCCTGTTGCTGGAGCCGCCTACTACAGCGTGCAACGCAGCACAACAAGCGACGGCAGCTTAACGGCGATCGCCGGTCCCGTATATGACACGACCTATATAGATTCTAACGTAGTGGCAGGCCAAACTTACTATTATACGGTGACCGCAAACAATGCGGATGGTCAAAGCGCGCCGTCTGCGACGGTAAGCAGCACAATAAAAGGGAGTGTGAATGCGGATATATCGGTTCTCCACTCCATTATTGTCAATGCCGAAGCTGCGGTCCTCGCCGCAGTGGAAGGAACGGGCACAGGGCAGTACCCGTCTGGAGCGAAGGCAACGTTCCAATCGGCGATCCAGGCCGCCAAGGCGGTGGAGAGCAATGGGGCATCGACACAGCAGGAGATCGATAAAGCTGCACTTGAGCTGAATAAGGCGATTCAAAATTTCTATAACACAGTCAATTTCAATTATGATCCTAAGGATGTCAACAAGGACGGGGCAATCGATATCGCAGATTTGGGATGGATCACTGCTCATTACGGCAAATCATCCGGGGATTCTGAATGGGACTTGGTCAAAGCGGGGGACATCAACCTGGACGGGAAAATCGATAATCAGGATCTGATGGTGATCGCTAATCTTATTCAGAACGTACCCGACAAGGTCGAACAGATTACCTACAAATTTAATTTTACCAATACAGCTAAAGACGGATACACGTCAGTGGTTTATGGCCTGAATAACGGTGCGCCGCTGTACAACTCTTCGGTTGGCTATGGCTTTGTTAATGAGACCAGCGCGCTGCCGGCAAGACAAGTGCATACGGCTCCAATTACTTCGGACGGAACCGGTTTTGTCATTAGCGAACCGCAATTTTATGCAGAGAAAGGCTTTGAGAAGGACAACTACAACAATTACGGCATGGCATTTCGGATCAAAGCTCCTCCGGGAGCGTACCAGGTCTACGTTAAAACAACCTCCGCTGCTGCGGACACAACCGTATCGGTTTCGGGCATGCAATCGAGCCGGCTTCTAAGAGGCGGGTTCTGGGATACAGCCCGGTTGGTGCCTATACGTAATTTCATTACTGCGAGCGGTAAGGAATGGACCTACAACTTTGTTAACGGCCAGAGCTTTATTGATATCGAGATTGAACCGAACAAAGTGAATACGCCTGTAGGCGTACAGGAAATCGTTCTTACACCGATCGCGCCCCAAACGCGCCCGGCTGGAAGTTCTCAGACGATTTATACGCTGGGGGATTCTACGGTCAAATCCTACACCTTTGATGAAACGCCGATGAGTGGCTGGGGTCAGGTATTTGACAATATGTTCGATTTGAGCAAAGTGAACGTCGTTAACTATTCGATGGGTGGACGTTCGTTCAAGAGCGCTTATACGGAAGGCCGTTTTAACGATATTCTGATGACGGGAAAAGTCGGAGACTACGTGCTGGTTCAGTTCGGTCATAATGACGAAAGTACGGATGAGAACCGTCGATTCGGCAGAGGCGCTACGGAAGCCATGTATGAATCTTATATCAAGGATATGTATGTTCCTGCCATTCGGGCTCGCGGGATGATTCCCGTACTGGTGACGCCGATGTCCAGAGTCAACGGCGCCGCGCAGCCAGGATCTGTCTATACGAACTCTTTTAAAACCAGACTGTTCCCGGATATTATGAAAAAGGCAGCTGCGGAATTAGGAGTCACCGTTGTTGATCTGAACTCGGAAAGCCTCAAGTATTATAACGCTATAGGAGTCGAAGCGACGACCGCGATCGTCATGTCCATTGAAGCAGGGGAAACTCCGGGAAAAACGAACGATGGGAGCTACGCCAACGGACATCCGTCAAACAAAGTAGACGGAACTCACTATAAGGAAGCTCTTGGAAAACAATTTGCCCGAATCATCGTTACGGACATCGCGAACAAGGGAGCAGCAGGCGATCCGAAAGCCGCGGATATTGCTTCTTATCTGAAGCAAGACGTCAAGGATGCCGTCGCATCGAATGATTGGGTGCACATTTTCCCTGAAATGGCCAAGGATACAACGATCGGCGCAGGCTCTTACTATCGGAATCAGATTGAGAAAATGCTTCAGTTTGGTGTTATGTACAAGGATAGCAATGGAAACTTTAATCCCGATGTGAATATGACGGTGGGCGAATTCATTACGGCCCTCAGCGAGCTTATGGACGTGGATATATCGACATCGTCGGAATATACGAGCGGAATTCTTTCGCGAGAGGTGATGGGCTCCATTCTGGATGACGCATATCGCGCCAAGTTCGGCACTACGAAGCCGAAGTACATGACCGACTATAACGGCACGACCTCTGTGCCTGGCAGCCCGAACTATGATCCGAATCTGGATGCCGGCGCCAAAGGAGTTATGTACTATCCGCTAGTTTCCTACGAGCAGCTAACGGATATAGCCGATATATCGCCGGCTTTGGTCAATAAGGTTAAGGATGCATATGAATTGGGTCTCATCCGCTCAGAGAAGGGTATCGCCAGAGGCAAGATGATCAACGGAACAGAGCTTGAACCGAAGAAGAGCGTTACAAGAGCGAAAGCGGCTAAAGCATTATATTTTATGTGGGTGCTTGTACAACCGGTAAATGCTGAAAATGATTTTGTCACCGTCCACATCGACAAAATCGCGCCAACGGCAACAGTGGCCTACAGCACGACATTGCCGACCAACCAAGATGTAATTGCAACCATTACGCCAAGCGAAGCTGTAACTGTTACCAACAATGGTGGTTCAACCAGCTATACGTTTGCTGACAATGGCAGCTTTACTTTCGAGTTTGTTGACGCGGCGGGCAATCAAGGCTCAGTTGTAGCCGCCGTGTACAACATCGACAAAGTAGCGCCAACGGCAACAGTGGCCTACAGCACGACATTGCCGACCAACCAAGATGTCGTTGCAACCATTACGCCAAGCGAAGCTGTAACTGTTACCAACAATGGTGGTTCAAACAGCTATACGTTTGCTGACAATGGCAGCTTTACATTCGAGTTTGTTGATGCGGCGGGCAATCAAGGCTCTGTTGTAGCCGCCGTGTACAACATCGACAAAGTAGCGCCAACGGCAACAGTGGCCTACAGCACGACATTGCCGACCAATCAAGATGTAGTTGCAACCATTACGCCAAGCGAAGCTGCTGCGATCACCAATAATGGCGGTTCCACGAGCTATACATTCACGGCCAATGGCAGCTTCACCTTTGAATTAATGGATGAAGCAGGAAATAAAGGAACGGCTACGGCCACCGTCAGTAACATCGATACAACAGTGCCGACATTAATACTGATTCCGGATAAGCAGACTTTATCGACTGCGAATCACAGTCTGGTATCCGTTCAGATAAGCGTGTATGGGCAGGATGAAGGTTCAGGTGTCAGTACGATCGTGCTGACCTCGATTACGAGCAATGAGCCTGACGACGGCTTGGGTGACGGAGATACGGCGGGAGATATCGTGGGCGCCGAAATCGGAACTTTCGATACAGAGTTTCAGCTGCGCGCCGAGCGGTCCGGCAAAGGGCAAGGACGCATTTATCTGATTACTTATACGATTACCGATCTCGCAGGAAACCAAACGACGGCTACTGCTGAGGTTACGGTACCGCATGACAGCAAATAA